Proteins from one Arsenophonus apicola genomic window:
- the lysM gene encoding peptidoglycan-binding protein LysM codes for MGLFDFLKSAGDKLWDPATATKDDKEKKLKEHLDSLGIKGADQVNVNVDDNGKVTVSGEGIVADMKNKILVALGNVAGIEKVEDHTGGGSVDVQHYTVVAGDTLSAISKKVYGDANLYQQIFEANKPMLKDPNKIYPGQVLIIPKR; via the coding sequence ATGGGATTATTTGATTTCTTAAAAAGCGCCGGCGACAAACTATGGGATCCTGCTACGGCGACTAAAGATGATAAAGAAAAAAAACTGAAAGAACATCTTGATTCACTAGGGATCAAAGGGGCGGATCAGGTCAATGTTAATGTTGATGATAATGGTAAAGTCACCGTTTCGGGTGAAGGCATTGTTGCTGACATGAAAAATAAGATTTTGGTTGCGCTAGGCAATGTTGCTGGTATTGAAAAGGTTGAAGATCATACTGGCGGTGGTAGTGTTGATGTTCAGCACTACACAGTAGTAGCGGGTGATACCTTAAGTGCTATTTCAAAAAAAGTTTATGGTGATGCCAATCTTTATCAGCAAATCTTTGAAGCAAATAAGCCGATGTTGAAAGATCCGAATAAAATTTACCCTGGACAGGTATTAATTATTCCTAAACGGTAA